The Struthio camelus isolate bStrCam1 chromosome 5, bStrCam1.hap1, whole genome shotgun sequence genome has a segment encoding these proteins:
- the NKX2-8 gene encoding homeobox protein Nkx-2.8, translated as MATSSRISFTVRSILDLPEQDANSIKQASHHHRSAENYTSSPYRGWIETDRNHYPSSDESGPELSLPDSTQRSLPACGSEAEKKKKRRVLFSKAQTLELERRFRQQRYLSAPEREQLARLLSLTPTQVKIWFQNHRYKMKRARSEGPGSPPRPPALLRRVVVPVLVRDGEPCRACPASPPPPAARPKLACALAGCSAQAALAVQGYQACQPGSAAAALGVFPAYQHLAHPAIVSWSW; from the exons ATGGCCACATCTAGCAGGATCAGTTTTACAGTGAGGAGCATTTTGGATTTACCAGAACAAGATGCTAATAGCATAAAGCAAGCCTCTCATCACCACCGTTCAGCGGAAAACTACACCAGCTCGCCGTACCGAGGGTGGATAGAAACAGACAGAAATCACTATCCCT CTTCCGACGAGAGCGGCCCGGAGCTGAGCTTGCCCGATTCCACCCAAAGGTCGCTGCCCGCCTGCGGCTCGGAGGCCGAGAAgaagaagaagcggcgagtgctCTTCTCCAAGGCGCAGACGCTGGAGCTGGAGCGGCGGTTCCGGCAGCAGCGGTACCTGTCGGCGCCGGAGCGGGAGCAGCTGGCCCGCCTGCTCAGCCTCACGCCCACCCAGGTGAAGATCTGGTTCCAAAACCACCGCTACAAGATGAAGCGGGCGCGCAGCGAGGGCCCCGGcagcccgccgcgcccgcccgcgctgcTGCGCCGCGTGGTGGTGCCGGTGCTGGTGCGGGACGGCGAGCCGTGCCGCGCCTGCcccgccagcccgccgccgcccgccgcccgccccaagcTCGCCTGCGCCCTGGCGGGCTGCAGCGCCCAGGCGGCCCTCGCCGTCCAGGGCTACCAAGCCTGCCAGCctggctccgccgccgccgccctcggcgtCTTCCCCGCTTACCAGCACTTAGCACATCCTGCCATCGTCTCCTGGAGCTGGTGA